The Klebsiella africana sequence TTTGCCGTCGGCGAGACTGGCGGCCGCGGCCACCGAGGCGACGTCGTCGTGGGCCGGGTGGCGGCGGGTAAAGGTGCGGCGGTCTTCGGCATCGTGCCACTGGCCGTCGGTGTACAGATTGCAGGTGATTGTCATGTTGGAAACCTCTTGTTCTGCGGTTCCCCCAGTGTACCGGGCACTACTGACGGTGAGCGTGAGCAGGGCGGTTATCGCACATTTTTTTGCAGGAATTCTGTGTGGCTCACAACATCCTGACTGCCACTGGCGTAAAAAGCAGCGCGACGCTGCTTAAACCAGCGATTTCAGCGTGATTTGCATAAGGTGATAGCCATTGATTATTTGCCGGGGGCGAGCGCCTGTGCTGATATTACTGTTCTTATAATCAATAATCAGGACTTATAACCATGTCTACAGGGAAAACCACGCTGGCGCTGCTGCTGAGCGCACTGCTGCCGGCCGGCGCCGCATGGGCCGCAGGCAATGACACACTGGTCTACTGCTCAGAGGCCTCCCCGGAGTCCTTTAATCCGCAGATCGCCAGCTCCGGCCCGTCGTTCGTCGCCAGCTCGCAGGTACTGTATAACCGTCTGGTTTCCTTTGACCCGGTGAAGAACACGCCGATCCCGTCGCTGGCCACCGAGTGGCACGTCTCTGAGGATGGCAAAACCTGGACCTTTACTCTGCGTCAGGGAGTGAAGTTCAACAGTAACAAATTCTTCAAACCAACCCGCGATTTTAACGCCGACGACGTTCTGTTTTCCGTGCTGCGCCAGATGGATCCCCAACATCCTTACCACAAGGTGTCGCAGGGGAACTATGAGTACTTCCACGACGTGGGCCTCGATAAGTTGATTAAGTCGGTGAAAAAGGTCGATGATTACCACGTCCAGTTCGAACTCAACGAGCCGAATGCGGCGTTTCTTGCCGACTGGGGCATGGACTTTGCCTCTATTCTGTCGGCGGAGTATGGTGAGGCGATGCTGAAGAAAGGGACGCCAGAGAACGTCGATAACTGGCCGGTCGGTACCGGGCCGTATGCCCTGCAGCAGTACAAAGTCGATTCGCAAATCCGCTATATCGCCAATCCCCACTACTGGGAAGGCGAGGTACCGACCAAGCATCTGATCTTCTCCATTACGCCGAACGTCGAGACCCGTCTGGCGAAACTGCAGACCAACGAATGCCAGATTATTCCGGCGCCTTCCCCGGTACAGTTCCCGGTGATTAAGGGCAATAAAGATCTGGCGCTGCATGCGGTTGAGGCGCTGAACGTCGGCTATCTTGCGTTCAACACCGAGAAAAAACCGTTTGATAATGTGCTGGTGCGCCAGGCGTTAAACTACGCTACCGACAAGCAGGCGATCGTCAAGGCAGTGTTCCTCGATTCCGGCAATGTGGCGAAATCACCGATCCCGTCAACGATGCTCGGGTATAAGAAAGATCTGCCGGACTACGATTACGATCCACAGAAAGCGAAAGCGTTGCTCAAGCAGGCGGGTCTGGAGCAAGGGACGGAAGTGACCCTGTGGTCGATGCCGGTTCAGCGGCCGTACAATCCGAACTCAAAACGCATTGCCGAAATGATCCAAAATGACTGGGCGAAAGTCGGGGTCAAAGCCAGGATTGTTAGCTATGAATGGGGCGAATACCTTGCCGGTATGCGCAAAGGGGAGCACGACAGCGCCCTGTATGGCTGGATGTCGGACAACGGCGATCCGGACAACTTTGCTGGCACACTGCTCAGCTGTGATAATATCCAGACCGGCTCCAACGCCGCTCGCTGGTGTGATAAATCCTATGACGCGCTGGTGAAGAAAGCGCTGTTGGTGAGCGATCCGCAGGCGCGGGCCAAACTCTACGAACAGGCGCAGGAGATCTTCTATCAGCAGGCGCCATGGATCACCCTGGCGACCGGGAAAACCTTCTATGCCACCCGCAGCAACGTCAGCGGTTACACTGTGAGCATGATGGGAAGTGATTTTTCCAAAGCGAAAATTAATTAGCGAAAGGAGAACAGGATGGCACATCTGGATGAGGTTATTGTCAGCGTTGATAATACCATTGCCGAGGGCGTTATTGCTCATATGAATGAGCTGTTGATCGCGCTGAGCGATGATGCGCAGCTCAGTCGTGAGGAACGCTATACCCAGCAGCAGCGTCTGCGCACCGCCATTGCCCATCATGGGCGACAGCATCAGGAAGAGCAGGACGCGCGCCGCGAGCAGTTGACTAAAGGCGGCGCGATCCTCTGAAGAGACGCTCAGAACTGGCGTCTGGCCACCAGCCAGGCGCCGACCACCAGCATCACTGCCCCGCATAACGGTCCGATCAGCGCCCGCACTGGCACGCCGTGGGCGCGAATTAAATCCATGATTAGCCCGCCCACCAGCTGGCTGGCCACCAGTACCGCAATGGTCGTCGCCGCGCCAACGTTTTGATAACCGCTAATGCTGGCGAAGACGAAAAAGGAACCCAGCAGGCCAGGGATCAGCGTCCACCACTTTACGCTCAGGGCCAGCTCCTGAAAACCGGCGACGCCCTGGCGCAGCAATAACAGAGTCACGAAGATAACGATCCCGACCAGCGAATTGAGCAGCATGGCGATAAGGATCGTCGACGCCGACTGGGTGATGCGCACCATCAGCGTGTTCTGCACCACCAGACCAACGCCGGCGGCGATCAGGCAGGTGAGGGTGAGCGACGCATTCATGCCTTGCCGTCCGGTTCCTGACGCTCG is a genomic window containing:
- a CDS encoding ABC transporter substrate-binding protein — encoded protein: MSTGKTTLALLLSALLPAGAAWAAGNDTLVYCSEASPESFNPQIASSGPSFVASSQVLYNRLVSFDPVKNTPIPSLATEWHVSEDGKTWTFTLRQGVKFNSNKFFKPTRDFNADDVLFSVLRQMDPQHPYHKVSQGNYEYFHDVGLDKLIKSVKKVDDYHVQFELNEPNAAFLADWGMDFASILSAEYGEAMLKKGTPENVDNWPVGTGPYALQQYKVDSQIRYIANPHYWEGEVPTKHLIFSITPNVETRLAKLQTNECQIIPAPSPVQFPVIKGNKDLALHAVEALNVGYLAFNTEKKPFDNVLVRQALNYATDKQAIVKAVFLDSGNVAKSPIPSTMLGYKKDLPDYDYDPQKAKALLKQAGLEQGTEVTLWSMPVQRPYNPNSKRIAEMIQNDWAKVGVKARIVSYEWGEYLAGMRKGEHDSALYGWMSDNGDPDNFAGTLLSCDNIQTGSNAARWCDKSYDALVKKALLVSDPQARAKLYEQAQEIFYQQAPWITLATGKTFYATRSNVSGYTVSMMGSDFSKAKIN
- a CDS encoding YdcY family protein, with the protein product MAHLDEVIVSVDNTIAEGVIAHMNELLIALSDDAQLSREERYTQQQRLRTAIAHHGRQHQEEQDARREQLTKGGAIL
- a CDS encoding DMT family transporter; translation: MNASLTLTCLIAAGVGLVVQNTLMVRITQSASTILIAMLLNSLVGIVIFVTLLLLRQGVAGFQELALSVKWWTLIPGLLGSFFVFASISGYQNVGAATTIAVLVASQLVGGLIMDLIRAHGVPVRALIGPLCGAVMLVVGAWLVARRQF